The Takifugu rubripes chromosome 16, fTakRub1.2, whole genome shotgun sequence genome contains the following window.
ATGCAGGTTGGGATCAGAGGAGTGATCGGGGAGTCCGGAATCACTCTCCGGGTCTCTGTCCTTTGTCAGAGTACTGAGGCCTTTAGCTGGGGATGGCACTGGAGACGAGGTCAACCTCCCGCCATCGTCTGTGGCCGTGGGACATTCCCCAGATGGCGCTTCTAGTGGGATCACCTCACTCCTCTCTTGCACAGGCGACTGTGGCCCACAACTGGAGGACTGAGAACATTAAAGTAATCATCAGATTAATGGGGTGGCAGACCTTATGTTTGGCACAGCATGAATTTGCAGTCATCAGTTGAATTCACAGGTCAAAGCTGAAACAACCTTACCTGGTCTAGCTGAGCTCTTCCCATAATGTCTGAGGTCATCTGCCCCAGCATCCCCGGCAGCCTCCTGTGATTCATTAACCACGCTCCAGGCATGGATATTTGGGACAAAACCGGACTGGTGGGGACCGCTGCGTCATAGGACTGGTCCTCAGGCTCAGCAGGCTTGCGTCTTGCGGCCTTGTCCTCTGACGTGGCCTCACCTGGAACGTTGGCGGCCCCAGAACTGCTCTTACGTTCTAATTTGAGCACCAGGTATTCCTGAGGGCCCCCTTCCGTGTCCACGGGGTTGAGGGGCGCACCTGCAATCCCACAACTTCCTGCGCCTTCTTCTGAATTTGGGGTCGCTGTAGCAGAGTGATTCTTGTTGATGGAAGGCGAGTGCGTCCCTTGTCCTCGGTCAGGGGTGGACTTCTCCCCTACTTGACAAAGACCCGACCGTCTTCTGCCAAGGCTGAAACAAGAACTGTGTTATTTAAATTTCTGCTCGCAACGATGCCCCAATGGGACGTACGATGAGCACTAACTAGGTCTCGAGGAATCGTTCGAGGGTGGGCTTGGGCTCTGGCATCAGCCTCTTCTCCAACGCCATGCTCTGGCTGTGCTTCATTCTCCGGAGCAGCGGCACGGCCCGCTCCAGGAACATGGTTTCCGACCGCACCCGCCTAGGAGAGTTCTGCGGAGAGCCGCTTTTGGGGCTGTGGCTGCCTTGGTTCGGACTCCGCTCATCCACACTCGCCACCTGAGACAGAGGATAAAAAATAAGCATGTTAACTGGAATACTGCAAACAGATCTTCAAAACAAGCCCGGTAAGTAACAGCATCAGTTCCCCTGAGTGATTATTCCCCTGACCTTTCTGATTATTGGTGTGGGTTGTTTTTGGTTGGATCTGTGGTCCCCTTCTTCCAGCGCCTCTTCCCCAGGAACAGGTGGGGCCGGCGTGGGCAGAGGGGGGCAGATGTCGGCGTCGCTGAGGCGCTCCCCTTGCAGGACGTCCTCAGtgttctccctctgcagctcgCCTGGTAGCACCGAAGCATTGGCCATGctgtggaggagaaggaaggtcAACCCTCAGAAATGACTTTCACAATTAACAATTAACATCCTAGTGTCAATCAGTAAAATGAATGAACATATTTCAGTACAGGTTTAGTTTGTAAATACCCCAGGTACGCCGGCGTGAGGCGGGTCAGCTGCTGAGCGGTGGCGGCTGCGGCGTTGATGGTCAGCAGTTCCTCGCTGCTGCATTTCTCCCAGTCATACGGGTCGTTCTCCAGCACAATGTGTCTCTTCATAGCATTTTCAAACGCGGACATGAGGAGCTGTCAAAGAGAAGCCACACAGGTCAGCATGGGTTAGCCAGGCtaaaataaagtgcaaaaaCTCAGCAGAGGAGAGACTTACTTGATAATCGGGCTTAGTAAAGTAgtctaaagtcaaaatgtgatccaGGAAGGAGCTGAACTCTGGCGGAAGGTGTTTCAGCATGAGACGATGGTCGTATGTTTCCTTAAATTTGCCCACCTCTTCCTGAGTGCACAGTTGAAAACGGAAAATAAGAAATGGGAACTGGTGTCGTGTCACTGTCCCCCCATGGCTCTGCACTTTGGTGCACCCGTCTCCTTACTTTGTCTTTGATTTTCCTCCATGGAAGCTGACCAACCGTGAATTCCACCAGCATGTAGAACAGGGACCACAGGTCGTCATGACGACCCATTTCCTAGAGATGGCGATACACATGACTGGGACTTTTCAAATGACAAACTCCTTGACAGGAAACATGTCTTGCGCTCACCTTATTCTTATGAGCATTAATCGAAGCGTATCGCACAGTTCCTCTGAATCCTGCGACAGAACGAGGCTGAGCAAGAAAACAAGTCCGTTACACAAGCAATTCCTGCACAGCATCTTCAGAGATCTGCCCAGATGATCAGGCACTTACAGGTCGCACTTCCTGGTTAGAGTTGGCAAACTGGCGCGCCAGGCCAAAATCCAGCATATAGCAGCATCTGCAGGTACTTGCTAGTCTTCCCATTGCAAAGTTTGACTACAGTTTTAAAAAGAGgggacaaaaaaaagcaaagtcaACCCCAACAAAAGAGCTTTCTGTGTACAACGCAACAATATGGAAGGGTTCGAAGACGCCTTACCGGTTTAATATCGCGGTGCAGGAAGCCGACGGAATGGATGCTTTCAATGGCCTCTAAAATCTGCTTGCCGAGTCGCAAAGTGGTTGAGACAGAGAAGGTGCCGCCAGTCATGGTTCTGCGTAAATCCGCCAGATTCCTCCCCTTGGGATACAAATGAGGCGTGTCTGTTATTGTGCGATACTGAGATTTTTGtctcagcagcaaacacaacatTTGACTCGCGGGGAGCAGATAAAtcccacctgcagctccatgaCCACGTAGGTGAAACGCTCGTTTTGGCCGCAGCCCACAAAACGACACACGTGGTCTTTCCCTGCAGGACAGGACTTGTTAAACTGCTGTGCAGACATCAGACATACAGTTTTATCTAGAATAAAGCCACGACATGCAGCGCAACcagcctctgctgcctggaGAAAGATGCAGAACAGAGGAGGGAGTGTCAGCGTCACTCACCCTGAAGTTTCTTCAACACAGCCACCTCCATCTTGAGCACTTGTTTGGGGTGTTGAGCGGACTCCACCTTTAAGGCAACAGTGGCCTGGCTCAGCTGATCCAAAACTTCATAGACCTCCCCAAAGCCCCCTCCGCCGATCTTCCTCGCCTGAACATTAGGACGGCGTTATTTTTAAAGGACTCGAACCATGTGTTCCTCGGAGGGTCGACACTTAACGGTGGCACTCACCACTTTCCACCTGTCTTTGACAACATCTGCCACTGACAGGATGTCTGTGTTCTCTGCAGCTCCGCTCATCCCGACAGATCCCAGCAGCAGTCACCCTTTAGACTTCACTGATCTTCTCTTCTCTACCTTGATAAATCACTGTACAGTGCACACTGATTCGCCTGTAAAATACGGAAGATAAtcaagtttttttcccccctaagCGAGTCTATACAAAATATGTTGGGGGAAACGTGGATCGTTTTTCATGTGATGATCTACAGAGGGTTTGCTGACACCTCTAAAAACCATATTATAAATAATTTAACCGTCGTTAtcgagtttttttttaatgtgtaaatGTTACATGCCGAAATACAGTAAATGTGGTGTCTTGGACGATTGTCTTGGACAATCTCTGTGGTTTGAGGGATTAGCTGTAGGAAGCTAATCTAGCGATGGGATACCTCTGGTGGTCCCAAACTAGCTAACGAGCAGTTTGACTGAAGATATCCTTCGGAGTAACAAACATCTTCAATGTCTTACCTGATTTTGTTGCAGAGCCACTGTCCGACATGGTATATAAAGCCCAATGAGTCCCCATACTCTCAATGCGCTCTTATTTATCCGGATCATTGTAAGAAGTATTTTGTTTTGGGAATGGAGTACTGCACCATTGTTGCCGCTGGCTACTGTTAGCTATCTAGCATGCTAATAGGTTAGTGATGTTATGGCGCATTCACGGAGCATAAGAGGCGTAGGATATTAGCGTTTGACGTGTAGTTCTTTAAGCGCAATGACAGAACACTTtcaaacacttttaaaaataattttaactTGAATAAAATGTAGATCTATTTATGACGATACGTGAAAAAAATTGTACAAGTTTACATTGCAGTGGGTTAATGTTTCCGTTTTGATAATGGTTCGTCTTTTTTCCGCCGCTGGCGGATATTCATGAAACACAACACAATCCAAAATATTTGCTGCCACTGCGGTCAGTGGAATTGAATAAAGGGCGGACACAGAGagatattattatataataagCAATTATGGTGTTTTAGATATTACCTGTACGAAAGTTCTACAGGGGGGATGAGGGCTCTGACACCAAAGGACCCACAGGCCTACATCCTCAAGCCATCCTGTttatcagaatcagagtactttattgatccctttagggggtgtccattagggacaTTATTACTGTACCTCACCTTTGCCACAGCTACATATACTTATCATATATCAACCTATGACTACAACTCATGTACACACCTGTATATAAGCAACCATAGCAGCTGAGTTCATCATCGCTGAAGCTTCGACCCAATCTCAACTTGGACCAGCTGGATCCATTAGCACCTTCCTTCAGAAGCACCCGTTTCTGGTGCTCCATAACCTTCCGCCTCATCCAGCAACCCTCGAGTCCCACTCCCAAATATTAATAATTACACAGCATGTTATATGTCCAATTAGAAAGTAAATATGCTACTGTCTTAGTGGTGATATTCAAATTCATATGATGTATTATGCAGTATAGTAAGTGCAGTGTGCAGTGTAGTAAGTTgcctttaaataaaactttatgACATATTGATGATGTAGCGCTGCATTCAGCAGCCAAACTGATATAAAGCAAGATACACCCAAAATCTTTGAGTGACCGTTTGTACACTATATAAATAACTGCAACTGTGACCATATGATTATGGCAATAAtaatcttttctttcttgagcattatatcccttttggggtcatggcagcagctcattgcagggccccatgtgagcatttgggtgTCCAGTATCATAATCCTTTGGAGTATGATATAATTATAATAAGATAACATTCCCATCTGCCTGAGCAATGCTGCAGAGGGTACACTTTACTGGTTTGGAGGGATTGGTTTGAGGAGAATTTTCATACCCCATTACAACATATTAAAAAGTGGCAGACAAGCTTGTACTCTCTTTATTACCAATAAATGTAACACCTTGAGAAATCAGTGCTTTAATTGGGCTTTACTGTGATTTAAACTCTGCTCGTCatccttttctctgttttgaatATAACACTCCCCTGCATGGCAGCTCAGGCCGATGCCAAGTCCACCTGCAGATGCTTGTAAGTGCCTTGCTGCCTGCAGCGCAGTTTACTTCACAACAATCTGTTTCCGCATGATGGACTGAGACTCCGCCCCACTGGGCAGCCCGTGACGCCAAAACAAACGTACGCGGATATGACAAAGGGAGTGGCCAGGCAATCGGATTGGATAACAGGATGCGAGTTGAGCTGTTTTGGGGCGTAAGAGCAACCTTGTGTCCCGCATAACTTTATGCGTGTTTGCGCGTTTTCGTTGCGGTGAATGCGTTCTGGATAAAACGGAGGTTGGAGCTGAGTCAGCGTGCGGCTCCGCGTTGCGGAGCTGAAATCTGCGGAAATACCGGAGCAGACCACCGCACGGCGGAGCTCTCACGCAGGCGCCCTCTCATGTGCCGTTTAGCCAGTTGATGCGGGGAGAAAGTTTTGGATATGTTTTTCTAGAGTTTCTCCTCTAAAGTGCAACGACTTCGAGCCTCCCCGGATTTTGGATTATGTTTATGCGGGATCGTCAATCCGCCTGATCGCCATATTTGTGCGCGGCGAAACTCGGGGGAAAGTTGTCAGAGTTATGACATTTGAGGCGTTCATGAAGCTGCATGGAGTCGACTTTGATCGAAAGCAAAGTGGCTCCGTGGGGCTGACTGTGGAGCGGATTGTGCACCATTTGTAAGGTAAACACACCGAATCCGCGGCGTTGCCCAACACGTTTTCTTGCTTCCTTGTTGCTTTCTTTTTACTCAACGTCAGTGGATCCAGCTCGGCGTTTGCAGCCTGCTGATTTAAGGTCCTTCGTTTCCTGTATTTCTTGTTGTGCCAAATGGCAGCTGCACGACAGGCGCCTTGTTGCTTCTGACAATCAAACTTGATCTGCACGG
Protein-coding sequences here:
- the ttbk2b gene encoding tau-tubulin kinase 2b, with translation MSGAAENTDILSVADVVKDRWKVARKIGGGGFGEVYEVLDQLSQATVALKVESAQHPKQVLKMEVAVLKKLQGKDHVCRFVGCGQNERFTYVVMELQGRNLADLRRTMTGGTFSVSTTLRLGKQILEAIESIHSVGFLHRDIKPSNFAMGRLASTCRCCYMLDFGLARQFANSNQEVRPPRSVAGFRGTVRYASINAHKNKEMGRHDDLWSLFYMLVEFTVGQLPWRKIKDKEEVGKFKETYDHRLMLKHLPPEFSSFLDHILTLDYFTKPDYQLLMSAFENAMKRHIVLENDPYDWEKCSSEELLTINAAAATAQQLTRLTPAYLGMANASVLPGELQRENTEDVLQGERLSDADICPPLPTPAPPVPGEEALEEGDHRSNQKQPTPIIRKVASVDERSPNQGSHSPKSGSPQNSPRRVRSETMFLERAVPLLRRMKHSQSMALEKRLMPEPKPTLERFLETYLGRRRSGLCQVGEKSTPDRGQGTHSPSINKNHSATATPNSEEGAGSCGIAGAPLNPVDTEGGPQEYLVLKLERKSSSGAANVPGEATSEDKAARRKPAEPEDQSYDAAVPTSPVLSQISMPGAWLMNHRRLPGMLGQMTSDIMGRAQLDQSSSCGPQSPVQERSEVIPLEAPSGECPTATDDGGRLTSSPVPSPAKGLSTLTKDRDPESDSGLPDHSSDPNLHHHGDMAGGAIESTVSSPPPVLLRRTDSPSSPRLSRIPVRDPSSPLESPSKDLKFDRRHRWSSPVPGSPTYSPSPSLSYDNLPCIFPRDRLPSERGSRSDYGAEDPLSLSSSSGSKSKLPRPVSTTGTAIPKQLPVKFLPRPPPGKPCLDTRRHRVRLRVNAANEADFLASLTQLMQNPNRMLISPPPRPRSSPSTLQRSLSSSPPRL